A stretch of Cicer arietinum cultivar CDC Frontier isolate Library 1 chromosome 5, Cicar.CDCFrontier_v2.0, whole genome shotgun sequence DNA encodes these proteins:
- the LOC101505319 gene encoding pentatricopeptide repeat-containing protein At5g40410, mitochondrial, producing the protein MFRFISTTLKTCMLLQHPPKLLTFEFIYPLCSLLSQTSLQFHAVSTHSYDPFISTLLYALKSSSSVSICKIIHAHVIKSLDYRDGFIGDQLVSCYLKLGATQDAHLLFDEMPNKDFVSWNSLVSGFSKSGQLGCCLSVFCAMKSDSELDMRLNELTFISVISACVLAKAKDEGYYVHCCVVKLGMVIEVKVVNALVNMYGKFGFVETAFNLFWEMPEKSMVSWNSIVAVCAQNGMVNEAFKCFDLMRVNGFFPDEATMVSLLQACENFLLGRLVEAVHCLIFTCGLDENVTIVTTLLNLYSKLGRLSDSRKVFAEVRKPDKVARTAMLAGYAMHGHGKEAIEFFERIVREEGMVPDHVTFTHLLSACSHSGLVEEGKYYFQIMSDVYKVQPRLDHYSCMVDLLGRCGLLNDAHELIKNMPFEPNSGVWGALLGACRVHRNIDLGKEAAKNLIALDSSDPRNYIMLSNMYSAAGLWSDASKVRTLMKTKVLTRNPGCSFIEHGNKIHRFVVDDYTHPDSHKIHKKLEEIMRKIREVGFVPETESILHNVGEEVKIDMITKHSEKIALAYGLLVSRADTPLVIIKNLRICRDCHNTVKLVSMVEKRTIIIRDTKRFHLFSDGLCSCGDYW; encoded by the coding sequence ATGTTTAGGTTCATCAGTACCACATTGAAGACTTGCATGCTTCTACAACATCCACCGAAACTTTTAACATTCGAATTTATTTACCCTCTTTGTTCACTTCTCTCCCAAACCTCTCTCCAATTCCATGCCGTTTCCACACACTCTTATGACCCTTTTATCTCTACTCTTCTGTATGCTCTGAAATCTTCCTCATCTGTTTCCATCTGCAAGATCATTCATGCCCATGTGATCAAATCTCTTGATTACCGAGATGGGTTCATAGGTGATCAATTGGTTTCTTGTTACCTCAAATTGGGTGCTACCCAAGATGCACATTTGTTGTTTGATGAAATGCCAAACAAAGATTTTGTCTCATGGAACTCTTTGGTTTCTGGGTTTTCGAAAAGTGGACAACTTGGTTGCTGCTTGAGTGTGTTTTGCGCGATGAAATCTGATTCAGAATTGGATATGAGACTGAATGAGCTTACTTTTATATCCGTTATCTCAGCTTGTGTGTTGGCGAAAGCAAAGGATGAAGGCTATTATGTTCATTGTTGTGTTGTGAAATTGGGTATGGTGATTGAGGTGAAGGTTGTTAATGCTCTTGTTAATATGTATGGGAAgtttggttttgttgaaactGCTTTCAACTTGTTTTGGGAAATGCCTGAGAAGAGTATGGTGTCTTGGAATTCAATTGTGGCTGTTTGTGCTCAAAATGGAATGGTTAATGAGGCTTTTAAATGTTTTGATTTGATGAGGGTTAATGGTTTTTTTCCTGATGAAGCTACAATGGTGAGTTTGCTTCAAGCTTGTGAAAATTTTCTTTTGGGAAGATTGGTAGAGGCTGTACATTGTTTAATCTTTACTTGTGGTCTTGATGAAAATGTAACAATCGTGACTACCCTTTTGAATTTGTATTCAAAGTTAGGGAGATTGAGTGATTCTCGTAAAGTATTTGCGGAGGTACGTAAGCCTGATAAAGTGGCACGGACTGCAATGCTTGCAGGCTATGCGATGCATGGGCACGGTAAAGAAGCGATAGAGTTCTTCGAAAGGATTGTGAGAGAAGAAGGCATGGTGCCTGATCATGTTACTTTTACTCATTTGTTAAGTGCGTGTAGCCATTCAGGGCTTGTCGAGGAAGGAAAATACTACTTCCAAATCATGTCTGATGTTTACAAAGTTCAACCACGATTGGATCACTATTCATGTATGGTTGATCTTCTCGGTCGTTGTGGTCTACTCAATGATGCTCATGAGTTGATTAAGAACATGCCGTTCGAGCCGAATTCTGGAGTCTGGGGTGCCCTTCTTGGTGCTTGTAGGGTTCATCGAAACATTGACCTAGGGAAGGAAGCCGCGAAGAATTTGATTGCGTTAGATTCGTCAGACCCTAGAAACTATATTATGCTGTCTAACATGTATTCTGCTGCAGGTTTATGGAGTGATGCATCAAAAGTAAGGACTTTAATGAAAACTAAAGTTCTTACTAGAAATCCTGGATGTAGTTTTATTGAACATGGGAATAAAATCCACCGTTTCGttgttgatgattacactcACCCTGATTCAcataaaatacacaaaaagtTGGAAGAGATTATGCGAAAAATTCGGGAGGTTGGATTTGTGCCTGAAACAGAATCCATTCTCCATAATGTTGGTGAGGAGGTGAAAATAGATATGATCACCAAACATAGTGAGAAGATAGCTCTTGCATACGGACTTTTGGTCAGTAGAGCAGATACGCcattagttataataaaaaatctaaGAATATGCCGTGATTGTCACAACACTGTAAAACTTGTGTCGATGGTAGAAAAGCGTACTATCATTATCCGAGATACAAAGCGATTTCACCTGTTCTCAGATGGGTTATGTTCATGTGGTGATTATTGGTAG